One segment of Clavelina lepadiformis chromosome 2, kaClaLepa1.1, whole genome shotgun sequence DNA contains the following:
- the LOC143446201 gene encoding vacuolar protein sorting-associated protein 29-like, with amino-acid sequence MVLVLVVGDIHIPYRASGLSPKFKKLLVPGKIQHILCTGNLCTRDSFDYLKTLASDVHVVRGDFDDNASYPEQKVVTVGQFRIGMCHGHQVCPWGDTESLAMLQRQLNVDILLFGHTHKFEAYEHDNHFYINPGSITGAFSPISSEVVPSFVLMDIQASTVVTYVYQLQGNDVKVERIEYQKA; translated from the exons ATGGTG CTCGTGTTGGTGGTCGGGGACATCCACATCCCGTACAGGGCATCCGGCCTCTCTCCCAAGTTCAAGAAACTTCTGGTTCCTGGAAAGATCCAGCACATCCTCTGCACCGGCAACTTGTGCACGAGGGACTCGTTCGATTATCTGAAGACGCTCGCCAGTGATGTCCATGTGGTCCGAGGAGATTTTGATGAC AATGCGAGTTATCCGGAGCAGAAAGTGGTCACGGTTGGGCAGTTTCGCATCGGAATGTGCCACGGCCACCAG GTGTGCCCGTGGGGTGACACGGAAAGTCTGGCGATGTTGCAACGACAGTTGAATGTAGACATCCTATTATTCGGCCACACGCACAAGTTCGAGGCGTATGAGCACGATAATCATTTCTACATCAACCCAGGCAGCATAACCGGAGCGTTTTCACCAATTTCAAG CGAGGTAGTGCCATCTTTTGTGCTGATGGACATCCAGGCTAGCACGGTCGTCACTTACGTTTATCAACTTCAAGGCAACGATGTCAAAGTTGAGAGGATCGAGTATCAGAAGGCCTAG